A stretch of the Poseidonibacter parvus genome encodes the following:
- a CDS encoding CinA family protein yields MYDEIFNDIQMQELQDILRINKQSITTAESCTGGLISYMITKVPNSSDIFNGAIVSYSNNIKNKQLNVKNSTLEKYGAVSEEVVSQMLDGITKKLDSNYAIAVSGIAGPGGGSINKPIGTVVIGIMGFKEEKIIDIYHFNGNREEVQIQAAKTALAKIYEFIKKTIDK; encoded by the coding sequence ATGTATGATGAAATTTTCAATGACATACAAATGCAAGAACTTCAAGATATACTTAGAATTAATAAACAATCAATTACAACAGCAGAATCTTGTACAGGTGGTCTTATTTCATATATGATTACAAAAGTGCCAAATTCATCAGATATTTTTAATGGGGCAATTGTAAGCTATTCAAATAATATAAAAAATAAACAATTAAATGTAAAGAATTCTACACTTGAAAAATATGGAGCTGTAAGTGAAGAAGTTGTAAGTCAAATGCTTGATGGAATTACAAAAAAACTTGATTCAAATTATGCTATTGCAGTATCAGGAATTGCAGGTCCAGGTGGAGGCTCAATTAATAAACCAATAGGTACTGTTGTTATCGGTATAATGGGCTTTAAAGAAGAAAAAATAATTGATATTTATCACTTTAATGGCAATAGAGAAGAAGTACAAATTCAAGCAGCAAAAACAGCCCTTGCAAAAATTTATGAATTTATTAAAAAAACTATTGACAAATAA
- a CDS encoding cache domain-containing protein, with translation MFKAKSLYHLILYSILFIIILISFFTFIIINNAHEELQEKILTLKTDYSTNQQALIKNDVNSVINFIDYYHTKHKKNKSTKQIQKEVLEALTKLRVSDNINDYLFIYEFDGTSLYHPIENTKIGENLIKLTDVNGKKVIEELINISKKNEGGYIDYVWYKPDIEDNAKKISYANSYKEWNWTIGKGVYLDKINKLVLAKNYEYNQKISDYTLQITSLTIMLVLYSIFIYKNATILILNDVKEIGKYFKESQKNDEPINQNRIIFGEFKVIANYATDAMNNIKLKTHMLEDLNKNLEYKVDEKTKELTKLIESQKTFIKNSVHEINTPLSIIQTNIDLLKMKVPENKYITHIESGAKIIQYIYDDLSYLIKKDRVIYEKEYLNLSNIVMHRLDFFGEIAKSNSLYFVSNIQEDIYIKFNITEFQRVIDNNISNAIKYSYAKSPIFVRLDYINDNEVEFSITTHSKKIEYQNKIFDDFYRENSARGGFGLGLKIVKEICDKNLVIIRLDSNDKETKFTYRFKINENTIT, from the coding sequence ATGTTCAAAGCCAAAAGTCTATATCATCTAATTCTTTACAGTATACTTTTTATTATTATATTAATTTCTTTTTTTACTTTTATAATAATTAACAATGCTCATGAAGAGTTACAAGAAAAAATTCTTACATTAAAAACTGATTATTCAACTAATCAACAAGCTTTAATAAAAAATGATGTTAACTCTGTAATTAATTTTATAGATTATTACCATACTAAACATAAAAAAAATAAAAGTACTAAACAAATACAAAAAGAAGTATTAGAAGCATTAACAAAACTAAGAGTAAGTGATAATATAAATGACTATTTATTTATATATGAATTTGATGGAACCTCTTTATATCATCCAATTGAAAATACTAAAATTGGAGAAAATTTAATTAAACTTACCGATGTAAATGGAAAAAAAGTTATAGAAGAATTAATTAATATTTCAAAAAAAAATGAGGGAGGTTATATTGATTATGTTTGGTATAAACCAGATATAGAAGATAATGCAAAAAAAATATCGTATGCAAACTCATATAAAGAATGGAACTGGACTATTGGCAAAGGTGTATATTTAGATAAGATAAATAAACTTGTACTTGCAAAAAACTATGAGTACAATCAAAAAATATCTGATTATACTTTACAAATAACATCACTAACAATAATGTTAGTACTTTATTCTATATTCATTTATAAAAATGCAACTATACTTATTTTAAATGATGTAAAAGAAATTGGTAAATATTTTAAAGAATCACAAAAAAATGATGAACCAATAAATCAAAATAGAATTATTTTTGGAGAGTTTAAAGTTATTGCAAATTATGCAACAGATGCAATGAATAATATAAAATTAAAAACTCATATGCTAGAAGACTTAAATAAAAATCTAGAATATAAAGTAGATGAAAAGACAAAAGAGCTTACAAAGCTTATTGAATCACAAAAAACTTTTATAAAAAACTCCGTACATGAAATCAACACTCCTTTATCAATAATTCAAACAAATATTGATTTACTAAAAATGAAAGTTCCTGAAAACAAATATATTACCCATATAGAATCAGGAGCAAAAATAATTCAATATATTTATGATGACCTATCATATTTAATAAAAAAAGATAGAGTTATATATGAAAAAGAGTATTTAAATCTTTCAAATATCGTTATGCATAGATTAGATTTTTTTGGAGAAATTGCAAAATCAAACTCTTTATATTTTGTTAGTAATATACAAGAAGATATTTATATAAAATTTAATATTACAGAATTTCAAAGAGTTATAGATAATAATATATCAAATGCCATAAAATATTCATATGCAAAATCACCTATTTTTGTAAGACTTGATTATATAAATGATAATGAAGTTGAATTTTCAATTACAACACATTCTAAAAAAATTGAATATCAAAATAAAATTTTTGATGATTTTTATAGAGAAAATTCTGCCCGTGGTGGATTTGGTCTGGGCTTAAAAATTGTAAAAGAAATCTGTGACAAGAATTTAGTTATAATAAGATTAGATTCAAACGATAAAGAAACAAAATTTACTTATAGGTTTAAAATAAATGAAAATACTATTACTTGA
- a CDS encoding sodium:solute symporter family protein, translating to MELQSLIYLFVGISFAVYIGIALWAKAGSTKDFYVAGGGVHPIANGMATAADWMSAASFISLAGLISFKGSDGGAFLMGWTGGYVLLAMLLAPYLRKFGKFTVPDFVGDRYYSDTARLVAVISVIFVSFTYVAGQMRGVGIVFSRFLQVDVNTGVLIGMGVVFFYSVLGGMKGITYTQVAQYVVMIFAYMIPAIFLSLQVTDTFIPQLGVFGQTTFAFDSGVSVIPEGTYLLHALDQSISDLGFTEYTQPGNLWNTFMLTTALMLGTAGLPHVIVRFFTVPTVKDARISAGWALIFIAIMYTTISSVAAFSRVNLIKNLQNTEYKAFVNGEIEGNNGNWFKTWENGGLIAWHDRNGDGKIQYATGKAFDGAKGKPAFDGDKRGEDGHRLVTNGKGAADAAELAKGNGIANELYVDRDIMVLANPEIANLPNWVIAFIAAGGLAAALSTAAGLLLVIASAISHDLMGQVVYKDKETGKSTLNEKTELTYARISAVAAICVAGYLGINPPGFVAQVVALAFGIAAAAFFPTIILGVFDKRMNKEGAIAGIITGLVATVGYAFYFIWGGGKPEDYFLGISPASFGTIGTILHLVVALVISRMTPEPPQEIQDLVESIRIPSGAGEAVDH from the coding sequence ATGGAATTACAATCATTAATTTACCTATTTGTAGGTATTTCATTCGCAGTTTATATTGGTATTGCTTTATGGGCAAAAGCTGGTTCAACTAAAGATTTCTATGTTGCAGGTGGTGGTGTTCATCCAATTGCAAATGGTATGGCGACAGCAGCAGACTGGATGTCAGCAGCTTCATTTATTTCACTAGCAGGTCTTATTTCTTTTAAAGGTTCTGATGGTGGTGCTTTCTTAATGGGTTGGACTGGTGGATACGTTCTACTTGCAATGTTACTTGCTCCTTACTTAAGAAAATTTGGTAAGTTTACAGTTCCTGATTTTGTTGGTGACAGATACTACTCTGACACAGCTAGATTAGTTGCAGTTATTTCAGTTATCTTCGTTTCGTTCACATATGTTGCTGGACAAATGAGAGGTGTTGGAATTGTATTCTCTAGATTCTTACAAGTTGATGTAAATACTGGTGTATTAATCGGTATGGGTGTTGTATTCTTCTATTCTGTTTTAGGTGGAATGAAAGGTATTACATATACACAAGTTGCTCAATATGTTGTTATGATTTTTGCATACATGATTCCTGCAATTTTCTTATCATTACAAGTTACTGATACATTCATTCCTCAATTAGGTGTGTTTGGTCAAACTACATTTGCATTTGATTCTGGAGTTTCTGTAATTCCTGAAGGAACATATCTGTTACATGCACTTGATCAGTCTATTTCTGATTTAGGATTTACTGAATATACACAACCAGGTAACTTATGGAATACATTTATGTTAACTACAGCGTTAATGCTTGGTACTGCTGGACTTCCTCACGTTATTGTTAGATTCTTTACAGTACCAACTGTTAAAGATGCTAGAATATCTGCTGGATGGGCGTTAATCTTTATTGCGATTATGTATACAACTATTTCTTCTGTTGCTGCATTCTCAAGAGTTAACTTAATCAAAAACTTACAAAACACTGAATATAAAGCGTTTGTAAATGGTGAGATTGAAGGTAACAATGGGAACTGGTTTAAAACTTGGGAAAATGGTGGATTAATTGCATGGCATGATAGAAATGGCGATGGTAAAATTCAATATGCTACAGGTAAAGCATTCGATGGAGCTAAAGGTAAACCAGCATTTGATGGTGATAAAAGAGGCGAAGATGGACATAGACTTGTAACTAATGGTAAAGGTGCTGCAGATGCTGCAGAACTTGCTAAAGGTAACGGAATTGCAAATGAGTTATACGTTGATAGAGATATCATGGTACTTGCGAATCCTGAAATTGCAAACTTACCTAACTGGGTAATTGCATTTATTGCAGCTGGTGGTTTAGCAGCAGCATTATCAACAGCAGCAGGGTTATTACTTGTAATTGCATCAGCAATTTCTCATGACCTTATGGGACAAGTTGTTTACAAAGACAAAGAAACTGGTAAATCAACATTAAATGAAAAAACAGAGTTAACTTATGCAAGAATATCAGCAGTAGCTGCTATTTGTGTTGCGGGGTACTTAGGGATTAACCCTCCAGGATTTGTTGCACAAGTTGTTGCTTTAGCATTTGGTATTGCTGCAGCTGCATTCTTCCCAACAATTATCCTTGGTGTATTTGATAAGAGAATGAACAAAGAGGGTGCGATTGCTGGTATTATTACTGGTCTTGTTGCAACTGTTGGTTATGCGTTCTATTTCATCTGGGGTGGCGGAAAACCTGAAGATTACTTCTTAGGAATTTCTCCAGCGAGCTTCGGTACGATTGGAACAATACTTCACTTAGTAGTGGCGTTAGTTATTTCTAGAATGACTCCTGAGCCTCCACAAGAGATTCAAGATCTTGTAGAGTCAATCAGAATTCCTTCTGGAGCTGGTGAGGCTGTTGATCACTAG
- a CDS encoding response regulator transcription factor has protein sequence MKILLLEDELMLNNSICEYLRNIGHMVESFTDGQDVIDSVDTSFDLLIMDINVPTKDGFTILSELNEKKIYIPTIYISAQIDIEDISKAYDLGCREYIKKPFHLEELGIKINQLLKKDQSNTSHIRFSENYSYAKDTQTLYFNGEPQNLTKKQLEIIHILALNINMIVDFERFRIDIWDGENIDNPTIRAEISRLKKALKEDFIKNIRGLGYKIDRYYSV, from the coding sequence ATGAAAATACTATTACTTGAAGATGAATTAATGTTAAATAACTCAATATGTGAGTATTTAAGAAATATTGGGCATATGGTTGAAAGTTTTACTGATGGACAAGATGTTATTGACAGTGTTGATACCTCTTTTGACCTTCTAATTATGGATATAAACGTTCCTACTAAAGATGGCTTTACAATTTTGTCTGAACTTAATGAAAAAAAGATATATATTCCGACAATTTATATATCTGCGCAAATTGATATTGAAGATATTTCTAAAGCATATGACTTAGGTTGTAGAGAATATATAAAAAAACCTTTTCATCTAGAAGAACTAGGTATAAAAATAAACCAATTATTAAAAAAAGATCAAAGCAATACTTCTCACATAAGATTCTCAGAAAATTACTCTTATGCAAAAGATACTCAAACCTTATATTTTAATGGAGAACCACAGAACCTAACAAAGAAGCAATTAGAGATAATTCATATTCTAGCACTTAATATAAATATGATAGTAGACTTCGAGCGATTTAGAATTGACATCTGGGATGGAGAGAATATTGATAATCCTACTATAAGAGCAGAAATCTCAAGGCTAAAAAAAGCACTAAAAGAAGATTTCATAAAGAATATTAGAGGTTTAGGTTACAAAATTGACAGATATTACTCTGTTTAA
- a CDS encoding DUF4212 domain-containing protein has product MSPEKAQAYWKENISMILKLLVVWFIVSFGCGILFINELNAIEISGVKLGFWFAQQGAIYVFVVLIFVYVKVMTGIDEKYGVHE; this is encoded by the coding sequence ATGAGTCCAGAAAAGGCACAAGCATACTGGAAAGAAAACATTTCAATGATTCTTAAACTACTTGTAGTTTGGTTTATTGTTTCTTTCGGTTGTGGTATTTTATTTATTAACGAACTTAACGCTATTGAGATTAGTGGTGTTAAATTAGGATTTTGGTTTGCACAACAAGGTGCAATTTATGTATTCGTAGTATTAATTTTTGTTTACGTTAAAGTAATGACAGGAATTGACGAGAAATACGGCGTTCACGAATAG
- a CDS encoding FAD-dependent oxidoreductase has translation MNEKHYEVVIVGGGISGAALFYELAKYSTAKNICMLEKYEALATLNSKGSSNSQTIHVGDIETNYTLDKAKITKRTAKMIEKFCLQYGLEEKIMFKHQKMALGVGKEEVEFITNRYNEFKELFPYLELWDKEQLRELEPKLVYADKEQTKDRPEEIVAMGARDEYTTVDYGAMTEELAKAGQEADESKTTDIFYNSEVEDIEKVGDKYKLTTVNGTVYTADFVVVNAGAHSLYLAHKMGYGKHMGSLSMAGSFYITSGEFLNGKVYMVQNDKLPFAALHGDPDILEDGKTRFGPTALALGVLERYKGLSSVGQCLKTMNIDGNILKIFWDLLKDSEIRNYVFKNFLFEVPGINKGLFVKDAQKIVPSLTKDDIEYAKGFGGVRPQVLNKDEQKLMLGEASLSEGNGIIFNMTPSPGATSCLGNAQRDIKEVCDYLNLEFDEEQFLADLTDPEPV, from the coding sequence ATGAACGAAAAACATTATGAAGTTGTAATAGTTGGTGGGGGAATCTCAGGAGCAGCATTATTTTACGAACTAGCAAAATATTCTACTGCAAAAAATATTTGTATGTTAGAAAAGTATGAAGCTTTAGCTACTTTAAATTCAAAAGGTAGTAGTAACTCTCAAACAATTCACGTTGGTGATATCGAAACGAACTATACTTTAGACAAAGCGAAAATCACAAAAAGAACTGCAAAAATGATTGAAAAGTTCTGTTTACAATATGGACTAGAAGAAAAAATCATGTTTAAACATCAAAAAATGGCTTTAGGTGTTGGAAAAGAAGAAGTTGAATTTATTACAAATAGATACAATGAATTCAAAGAATTATTCCCTTACTTAGAATTATGGGATAAAGAACAATTAAGAGAATTAGAACCTAAATTAGTTTATGCCGACAAAGAGCAAACTAAAGACAGACCAGAAGAAATCGTAGCAATGGGTGCTAGAGATGAGTACACTACTGTTGATTATGGTGCTATGACTGAAGAATTAGCAAAAGCTGGTCAAGAAGCTGATGAATCAAAAACAACAGATATTTTCTATAACTCTGAAGTTGAAGATATAGAAAAAGTTGGAGATAAATACAAATTAACAACTGTAAATGGTACTGTATATACAGCTGATTTTGTTGTTGTAAACGCTGGTGCTCACTCATTATACTTAGCTCATAAAATGGGTTATGGTAAACATATGGGTTCTTTATCAATGGCTGGATCGTTTTATATTACTAGTGGTGAATTTTTAAATGGAAAAGTTTACATGGTACAAAATGATAAATTACCATTTGCTGCATTACATGGTGATCCAGATATTTTAGAAGATGGTAAAACAAGATTCGGACCAACTGCATTAGCACTTGGTGTATTAGAAAGATATAAAGGATTAAGTTCTGTTGGTCAATGTTTAAAAACTATGAATATTGATGGAAATATCTTAAAAATATTCTGGGACTTATTAAAAGATTCAGAAATTAGAAACTATGTATTTAAAAACTTCTTATTTGAAGTTCCAGGAATTAATAAAGGTTTATTTGTTAAAGATGCACAAAAAATTGTTCCATCATTAACAAAAGATGATATTGAATATGCAAAAGGATTTGGTGGTGTTAGACCTCAAGTTCTTAATAAAGATGAACAAAAACTAATGTTAGGAGAAGCATCATTAAGTGAAGGTAATGGTATTATCTTTAATATGACTCCATCTCCAGGTGCAACTTCTTGTTTAGGAAATGCACAAAGAGATATTAAAGAAGTATGTGACTACTTAAATTTAGAATTTGATGAAGAACAATTCTTAGCAGACTTAACAGATCCAGAACCTGTTTAA